A single genomic interval of Camelina sativa cultivar DH55 chromosome 11, Cs, whole genome shotgun sequence harbors:
- the LOC104727656 gene encoding putative F-box/LRR-repeat protein 19, with protein MSDEGNKGSESSSEWANLTPDCLLEVFSKLTVDEMLDGPMQVCKPWSQGGNMAVYSTFGFGTRTAPLPASGEFDWDAMEEKMDALLQAFVDRSKGGLKSIKIKLCTDKSISYVADNCPDLVVLWLTSCPSVTDASILKIASKCKKLKEVCVRSSGGITENSLNMVKQNCPKVQILNN; from the exons ATGAGCGACGAGGGTAATAAGGGATCCGAAAGTTCGAGTGAGTGGGCTAACTTAACACCTGATTGCTTGCTCGAAGTCTTCTCGAAGCTGACTGTTGATGAGATGTTGGACGGCCCAATGCAAGTCTGCAAGCCATGGTCGCAAGGTGGAAACATGGCCGTTTACAGTACCTTTGGCTTTGGAACTCGCACTGCTCCGCTTCCGGCCTCTGGTGAGTTCGACTGGGATGCCATGGAGGAGAAGATGGACGCCCTTCTACAGGCTTTTGTCGATAGGAGCAAGGGTGGCTTGAAGAGTATCAAGATCAAGCTCTGCACTGACAAATCCATCTCCTACGTTGCTGATAA TTGCCCTGATCTTGTGGTGCTCTGGCTTACTTCTTGCCCAAGTGTCACTGATGCATCCATACTCAAGATTGCGTCGAAATGCAAGAAGCTGAAAGAAGTTTGCGTCCGCAGTTCAGGTGGAATAACTGAAAACTCGCTCAACATGGTGAAACAGAATTGCCCCAAAGTGCAGATTCTCAACAACTGA